One segment of Drosophila gunungcola strain Sukarami unplaced genomic scaffold, Dgunungcola_SK_2 000076F, whole genome shotgun sequence DNA contains the following:
- the LOC128264700 gene encoding serine/threonine-protein phosphatase Pgam5, mitochondrial isoform X1: MRKITSFLCGTGAGLAAYYLQRLRDPQTAVQNSWTHSDKPVDLWAIWDSNWDCREPRALVRPMRNNQPEEENRYNADLEKAKAKKPRHIILVRHGEYLDVGDSDATHHLTERGRKQAEFTGKRLCELGIKWDKVVASTMVRAQETSDIILKQIDYDKEKVVNCAFLREGAPIPPQPPVGHWKPEASQFLRDGSRIEAAFRRYFHRAYPDQDKENYTLIVGHGNVIRYFVCRALQFPAEGWLRISINHASITWLTISPSGNVSIKYLGDSGFMPAALLTNRIPRDAKNVV, translated from the exons ATGCGAAAGATAACCAGCTTCTTGTGCGGCACAGGAGCCGGATTGGCGGCGTACTACTTGCAGCGGCTGCGCGACCCGCAGACGGCGGTCCAAAACTCGTGGACGCACAGCGACAAGCCGGTGGATCTGTGGGCCATTTGGGACAGCAATTGGGATTGCCGGGAACCGAGGGCCCTGGTCCGTCCGATGCGAAACAACCAGCCGGAGGAGGAGAACCGCTACAATGCTGACCTGGAGAAGGCCAAGGCCAAGAAGCCGCGCCACATAATCCTCGTGCGGCACGGCGAGTACCTGGACGTGGGCGACTCGGATGCCACCCACCATCTCACGGAGCGCGGTCGCAAGCAGGCGGAGTTCACTGGCAAACGACTGTGCGAGCTTGGCATCAAGTGGGACAAGGTGGTGGCCTCCACGATGGTGCGGGCCCAGGAGACATCGGACATTATACTCAAGCAGATCGACTACGACAAAGAGAAGGTGGTAAACTGTGCCTTTCTGCGCGAGGGAGCGCCCATTCCGCCCCAGCCCCCGGTGGGCCACTGGAAGCCGGAGGCATCT CAGTTCCTACGCGACGGATCGCGCATCGAGGCCGCTTTCCGGCGCTACTTCCACCGTGCTTATCCCGACCAGGACAAGGAGAACTACACCCTGATCGTGGGCCACGGCAACGTGATCCGGTACTTCGTCTGCCGCGCCCTACAATTTCCCGCCGAGGGCTGGCTGCGCATCAGCATCAACCACGCCTCCATCACCTGGCTGACCATCAGTCCGTCGGGCAATGTGTCCATCAAGTACCTGGGCGACTCCGGCTTTATGCCCGCAGCACTGCTTACCAATCGCATCCCGCGGGATGCCAAGAACGTGGTCTAG
- the LOC128264693 gene encoding WD repeat-containing protein 18, whose protein sequence is MGDAVEGLFISTASEDNTTCTVQDLRTGTDLMRYKGGGCAQHHGLATIRLNYVFAANSAKPLLHVWPINKQEQMAGLRFVVPGKVNALALTPDGSFLVAGIQETIYLWHLNSGRMLNTLSKHYQAVTCLRFTDNGEHFISGGKDGAVLVWDLTFSAAPLDMAGGKDSTEPLYSFNDHGLAVTDLYSGIGGLRSYLYTVSLDRCCKVYDLCGGVLLLSVVFPVALHSVIVNKMETKVYVGSGDGKVFAFHMDKAPRMKEYHLEEEEIQAFVGHTAGKAITCLALNLSATSLVSGGEDNQVCVWDVDSRQLIKSLPQNGSVTNLRIYLLSPSIFLPEHKQPQLFADSLKRMISPRDELDGIDLLVDEEYHEGRKTPEMDFTQSYPGTDAEIIRKLIADMNTGKDEEGEAEKGESESESAAEEDQSEPEEAESEAEEEVESGADEIPDVEVSREDFETALADSTDDDDTPSTSKTNGVDVQKLLAENARLKEESKRMFEIMFKFISSDGVASSGKPNRKKSRQTQ, encoded by the exons ATGGGAGACGCCGTGGAGGGTTTGTTTATAAGCACGGCCAGCGAGGACAACACCACGTGCACCGTGCAGGACCTCCGGACGGGCACCGACCTTATGCGCTACAAGGGCGGCGGATGTGCCCAACACCACGGCCTGGCGACGATTCGCCTCAACTACGTTTTTGCGGCCAACTCGGCGAAGCCCCTGCTCCACGTCTGGCCCATTAACAAGCAGGAACAGATGGCCGGGCTGCGGTTCGTAGTGCCCGGCAAGGTAAACGCCCTGGCCCTCACGCCAGATGGGAGCTTCCTAGTGGCCGGCATCCAGGAGACCATCTATCTGTGGCACCTCAACTCCGGCCGAATGCTGAACACCCTGTCCAAGCACTACCAGGCCGTGACCTGCCTACGCTTCACGGACAACGGCGAGCACTTCATCAGCGGCGGCAAGGACGGTGCCGTTCTGGTCTGGGACCTGACCTTCTCGGCCGCCCCACTGGACATGGCCGGCGGCAAGGACAGCACGGAACCGCTGTACAGCTTCAATGACCACGGCCTGGCCGTTACGGATCTGTACTCGGGCATCGGCGGCCTGCGCTCCTACCTGTACACGGTCTCGCTGGATCGCTGCTGCAAGGTTTACGACCTGTGCGGAGGCGTCCTGCTGCTCAGCGTGGTGTTCCCAGTGGCCCTGCACAGCGTGATCGTCAACAAGATGGAAACGAAGGTGTATGTGGGCTCCGGCGACGGCAAGGTGTTTGCCTTCCACATGGACAAGGCGCCGCGCATGAAG GAGTACCACTTGGAAGAGGAGGAGATTCAGGCCTTTGTGGGCCACACCGCCGGCAAGGCCATCACCTGCCTGGCCCTGAATTTAAGCGCCACTTCGCTGGTCTCCGGCGGCGAAGACAACCAGGTGTGCGTCTGGGACGTGGACAGCCGGCAGCTGATCAAGAGCCTGCCCCAGAACGGCTCGGTCACGAACCTGCGCATCTACCTGCTAAGTCCTTCCATCTTTCTGCCGGAGCACAAGCAGCCGCAGCTTTTCGCCGACAGCCTAAAGCGGATGATCAGTCCGCGGGACGAGTTGGATGGCATCGATCTGCTAGTCGATGAGGAGTATCACGAGGGACGTAAGACACCAGAAATGGATTTTACCCAGAGTTATCCGGGTACGGATGCAGAGATCATACGCAAACTAATAGCGGACATGAATACGGGAAAGGATGAAGAGGGCGAAGCGGAGAAGGGGGAATCCGAATCGGAATCCGCAGCGGAAGAAGATCAATCGGAACCAGAAGAAGCGGAATCTGAAGCAGAGGAAGAGGTTGAATCCGGTGCGGATGAGATCCCCGATGTGGAAGTGTCCAGGGAAGATTTCGAGACCGCGTTGGCGGATTCTACTGATGACGACGACACACCGAGTACCTCGAAGACAAACGGCGTGGATGTGCAGAAGCTGCTGGCGGAAAATGCCCGCCTCAAGGAGGAGTCCAAGCGCATGTTCGAGATCATGTTCAAGTTCATCTCCAGTGATGGCGTAGCCTCCTCCGGAAAACCGAATCGCAAGAAGTCGCGCCAGACCCAGTGA
- the LOC128264708 gene encoding ribosomal protein 63, mitochondrial, translating into MHLTLINLFKKTVPGHIFRGKRRLVKPVSQRAMDTLTREYERQEQVMLLLRNPYLTLEQSAGHAKELQKREKLVAKWTQEQTLSKMKPHVTIEERLNQLKIKEAWD; encoded by the exons ATGCATCTAACGCTGATCAACCTGTTTAAGAAGACCGTTCCAGGTCACATATTTCGGGGCAAGCGGCGCCTGGTAAAGCCGGTGAGCCAGCGTGCGATGGACACACTGACTCGCGAGTACGAGCGCCAGGAGCAGGTGATGCTGCTCCTCCGGAATCCGTATCTGACCCTG GAACAGTCCGCCGGACACGCCAAGGAGCTACAGAAGCGCGAGAAGCTGGTGGCCAAGTGGACGCAGGAGCAGACGCTGAGCAAGATGAAGCCCCACGTGACCATCGAGGAGCGGCTGAACCAACTGAAGATCAAGGAGGCCTGGGACTAG
- the LOC128264709 gene encoding UPF0184 protein CG14818: MSPKNNHDPSSSSGDSGNSNVQEADLQEMEDVNNSLDALSCALDAVEQRTDDIMSQLRELLNSNREIRRLLAEEKDHATGEQEDDNMDSDGQSASENASK; encoded by the exons ATGTCACCCAAGAACAACCACGATCCGTCGTCATCATCCGGTGACTCGGGCAACAGCAATGTCCAGGAGGCGGACCTCCAAG AAATGGAGGACGTGAACAACAGCCTGGACGCCCTCAGCTGCGCTTTGGACGCCGTGGAGCAGCGCACGGACGACATCATGTCCCAGTTGCGGGAGCTGCTCAACTCCAATCGGGAGATCCGTCGCCTGCTCGCCGAGGAGAAGGACCACGCTACGGGGGAACAGGAGGACGACAACATGGACAGCGATGGCCAGTCGGCTAGTGAGAATGCATCCAAGTAG
- the LOC128264711 gene encoding COA8 family protein CG14806, mitochondrial has protein sequence MNKCFRYQPRILLSQLSLPRCYAAVQTEPPPPGKKKTVVVGLNEKPDPKSVKCDYIGPPDAQSNLRPYVRHYDDDETRLARNLRLKRIEVEAWNTDFWTRHNKRFLREKEDFMRLHKESGTEDVSADQMSHFYKAFLDKNWRIHMMYNLSWYLKNFDILTLAAGVQLQRLLALAKRRT, from the exons ATGAACAAATGTTTTAGATACCAGCCCCGGATTTTGCTTTCCCAGCTTAGC CTGCCTCGATGTTATGCCGCAGTTCAAACGGAACCACCGCCGCCGGGAAAAAAGAAGACCGTAGTGGTGGGACTGAACGAGAAACCCGATCCCAAATCGGTCAAGTGCGACTACATAGGACCGCCGGACGCCCAGTCCAATCTCCGGCCGTATGTGCGGCACTACGACGACGATGAGACGCGGCTGGCCCGGAATCTGCGGCTCAAGCGGATCGAGGTGGAGGCGTGGAACACGGACTTCTGGACGCGGCATAACAAGCGTTTTCTACGAG AA AAGGAGGACTTCATGCGCCTGCACAAGGAGAGTGGAACTGAGGATGTCTCCGCGGATCAGATGAGCCACTTCTACAAGGCATTCCTCGACAAGAACTGGCGCATCCACATGATGTACAACCTGTCCTGGTACCTCAAGAACTTTGACATCCTCACCCTGGCGGCCGGAGTCCAGCTCCAGAGGCTTCTCGCTCTGGCCAAGCGGAGAACTTGA
- the LOC128264700 gene encoding serine/threonine-protein phosphatase Pgam5, mitochondrial isoform X2, whose product MRKITSFLCGTGAGLAAYYLQRLRDPQTAVQNSWTHSDKPVDLWAIWDSNWDCREPRALVRPMRNNQPEEENRYNADLEKAKAKKPRHIILVRHGEYLDVGDSDATHHLTERGRKQAEFTGKRLCELGIKWDKVVASTMVRAQETSDIILKQIDYDKEKVVNCAFLREGAPIPPQPPVGHWKPEASFLRDGSRIEAAFRRYFHRAYPDQDKENYTLIVGHGNVIRYFVCRALQFPAEGWLRISINHASITWLTISPSGNVSIKYLGDSGFMPAALLTNRIPRDAKNVV is encoded by the exons ATGCGAAAGATAACCAGCTTCTTGTGCGGCACAGGAGCCGGATTGGCGGCGTACTACTTGCAGCGGCTGCGCGACCCGCAGACGGCGGTCCAAAACTCGTGGACGCACAGCGACAAGCCGGTGGATCTGTGGGCCATTTGGGACAGCAATTGGGATTGCCGGGAACCGAGGGCCCTGGTCCGTCCGATGCGAAACAACCAGCCGGAGGAGGAGAACCGCTACAATGCTGACCTGGAGAAGGCCAAGGCCAAGAAGCCGCGCCACATAATCCTCGTGCGGCACGGCGAGTACCTGGACGTGGGCGACTCGGATGCCACCCACCATCTCACGGAGCGCGGTCGCAAGCAGGCGGAGTTCACTGGCAAACGACTGTGCGAGCTTGGCATCAAGTGGGACAAGGTGGTGGCCTCCACGATGGTGCGGGCCCAGGAGACATCGGACATTATACTCAAGCAGATCGACTACGACAAAGAGAAGGTGGTAAACTGTGCCTTTCTGCGCGAGGGAGCGCCCATTCCGCCCCAGCCCCCGGTGGGCCACTGGAAGCCGGAGGCATCT TTCCTACGCGACGGATCGCGCATCGAGGCCGCTTTCCGGCGCTACTTCCACCGTGCTTATCCCGACCAGGACAAGGAGAACTACACCCTGATCGTGGGCCACGGCAACGTGATCCGGTACTTCGTCTGCCGCGCCCTACAATTTCCCGCCGAGGGCTGGCTGCGCATCAGCATCAACCACGCCTCCATCACCTGGCTGACCATCAGTCCGTCGGGCAATGTGTCCATCAAGTACCTGGGCGACTCCGGCTTTATGCCCGCAGCACTGCTTACCAATCGCATCCCGCGGGATGCCAAGAACGTGGTCTAG
- the LOC128264695 gene encoding vacuolar protein sorting-associated protein 26 — protein sequence MNFLGFGQSADIEIVFDGAEHKTAEVKGEDGKVEKMLLFYDGETVSGKVNVTLKKPGSKLEHQGIKIEFIGQIELFYDRGNHHEFKCLAKALARPGDLIQNNSYPFDFPNVEKQFEVYAGSNVRLRYFLRATIVRRISDITKEVDIAVHTLCSYPEMNNPIKMEVGIEDCLHIEFEYNKSKYHLRDTIIGKIYFLLVRIKIKHMEIAIIKRESTGTGPTMFSENETIAKYEIMDGAPVKGESIPIRVFLAGYNLTPTMRDINKKFSVKYFLNLVLMDTEDRRYFKQQEITLWRKADIPRYHGAQQQQQQHQQHQHVPLHAPPHLVSGPAAPTVAHSLISSSTDSGEAGGAPPAAPGTAGSESKMGLFTRESPNQEFSQQQMDSPPLTPTPASVPVTMPTPTPATASALEPTPERGMGDGAAAATTSASPVAMLSSSPPPLLPASPLSRSDGDSSEQVPVQPEDDPQAGDTETASGAAKKASVTPLAAD from the exons ATGAATTTCCTGGGTTTCGGCCAGTCAGCGGACATTGAGATAGTCTTCGATGGAGCGGAGCACAAGACCGCCGAGGTCAAAGGGGAGGACGGCAAGGTGGAGAAGATGCTGCTCTTCTACGACGGAGAGACGGTATCCGGCAAG GTGAACGTGACACTCAAGAAGCCCGGCAGCAAGCTGGAGCACCAGGGCATCAAGATCGAATTCATCGGCCAAATCGAGTTGTTCTACGACCGAGGAAACCATCATGAATTCAAGTGTCTGGCCAAGGCACTGGCCCGTCCCGGCGATCTCATCCAGAACAACAGCTACCCCTTCGACTTTCCCAACGTGGAGAAGCAGTTCGAGGTGTATGCCGGATCGAATGTGCGCCTGCGGTACTTCCTGCGCGCCACCATCGTCCGTCGGATCAGCGACATCACCAAGGAGGTTGATATCGCCGTGCACACGCTGTGCAGCTACCCGGAGATGAACAACCCCATCAAGATGGAGGTGGGCATCGAGGACTGCCTGCACATCGAGTTCGAGTACAACAAGAGCAAGTACCACCTGCGGGACACGATCATCGGCAAGATCTACTTTCTGCTGGTGCGCATCAAGATCAAGCACATGGAGATCGCGATCATCAAGCGCGAGAGCACGGGCACGGGTCCCACGATGTTCAGCGAGAACGAAACGATCGCCAAGTACGAGATCATGGACGGGGCGCCCGTCAAGGGCGAAAGCATACCCATCCGGGTCTTCCTCGCCGGCTACAATCTCACGCCCACCATGCGGGACATCAACAAGAAGTTCTCGGTCAAGTATTTCCTCAACTTGGTGCTAATGGACACCGAGGACCGGCGCTACTTCAAGCAGCAGGAGATCACGCTGTGGCGCAAGGCGGACATTCCGCGCTACCACGgagcccagcagcagcaacagcagcatcaacagcacCAGCACGTCCCGCTGCACGCTCCGCCGCATCTGGTCAGCGGCCCGGCGGCGCCCACAGTGGCCCACTCTCTGATCAGCTCCAGCACGGACAGCGGCGAGGCGGGCGGAGCTCCTCCGGCAGCGCCGGGCACTGCGGGTTCCGAGTCCAAGATGGGCCTGTTCACCAGAGAAAGCCCCAACCAGGAGTTCAGCCAGCAGCAGATGGACTCGCCGCCGTTGACGCCCACTCCCGCATCAGTTCCAGTCACCATGCCTACGCCCACGCCGGCGACAGCATCTGCTCTAGAACCGACTCCCGAACGGGGAATGGGTGATGGAGCCGCCGCGGCCACCACAAGTGCCTCGCCCGTTGCCATGCTCTCCAGTTCGCCGCCGCCATTGCTGCCAGCATCGCCGCTCTCCCGTTCCGATGGCGATTCCTCGGAGCAGGTTCCGGTGCAGCCAGAGGATGATCCGCAGGCCGGAGACACAGAAACGGCATCGGGAGCTGCGAAAAAGGCCAGCGTTACGCCCTTGGCCGCCGATTGA